A genomic region of Ochotona princeps isolate mOchPri1 chromosome 17, mOchPri1.hap1, whole genome shotgun sequence contains the following coding sequences:
- the NT5M gene encoding 5'(3')-deoxyribonucleotidase, mitochondrial, with amino-acid sequence MIRLGGWCARRPRGSPAAVGRRRASGGRALRVLLDMDGVLADFEGGFLRKYRARFPDLPFIALEDRRGFWVSEQYGRLRPGLSEQAISIWESKDFFFDLEPLPGAVEAVKQMVNLRNTDVFICTSPIRMYKYCPYEKYAWVEKHLGPDFLEHIVLTRDKTVVSADLLIDDRPDITGAEPNPSWEHVLFTACHNRHLQLQPPRRRLDSWAHDWKAVLDSKRPR; translated from the exons ATGATCCGGCTGGGCGGCTGGTGCGCGCGGCGGCCTCGCGGCTCGCCGGCGGCCGTGGGGAGGCGCCGGGCATCGGGCGGCCGCGCCCTGCGGGTGCTGCTGGACATGGACGGCGTCCTGGCCGACTTCGAGGGCGGTTTCCTGCGCAAGTATCGCGCGCGCTTCCCCGATCTGCCTTTCATCGCGCTGGAGGACCGGCGCGGCTTCTGGGTGTCGGAGCAGTACGGCCGCCTGCGGCCCGGGCTAAGC gaGCAGGCCATCAGCATCTGGGAGTCCAAGGACTTCTTCTTTGATCTTGAGCCTCTGCCGGGGGCTGTGGAAGCTGTGAAACAGATGGTCAATCTGCGAAA CACCGACGTGTTCATCTGTACGAGCCCCATCAGGATGTACAAGTACTGTCCCTATGAGAAG TACGCCTGGGTGGAGAAGCACTTGGGCCCCGACTTCCTGGAACATATTGTGTTGACCAGAGACAAGACGGTGGTGTCCGCCGACCTCCTCATCGACGACCGGCCAGACATCACAG GAGCCGAGCCTAACCCCAGCTGGGAACACGTGCTCTTCACCGCCTGCCACAACCggcacctgcagctgcagccacCACGCCGCAGGCTCGACTCGTGGGCCCACGACTGGAAGGCAGTCCTGGACAGCAAGCGGCCCCGCTGA